One stretch of Chryseobacterium sp. LJ668 DNA includes these proteins:
- a CDS encoding glycosyltransferase family protein, protein MTEKKILIITYYWPPAGGPGVQRWLKFAKYLPEFGWKPIIFTPENPSYPLIDESLIKDIPKDLKIIKTKIWEPYQLAEKLNKSNKKFKAGQFDVGSNQSWKSKLSIWVRGNFFIPDARVFWVNPSVKFLENYLKENKIDVVVTSGPPHSLHLIGLKLKEKFTDIKWIADFRDPWTEISYYKHLKLTNKSDKKHRQLESDVFKNADITLATSYTDAENFRKNGANAFCITNGYDESDASVPHPTAETLSNKFTLSYIGVLEQLRNPQNLWKALDDLIIINADFAKNFSLKFAGRIDDKILQSIENSNVKNHIDNLGYLSHDKAVDEMSNSSMLLITNFPNESSKGIIPGKIFEYLATGKQIISFGPNDADVSKILDETKAGKHFSYEDSEAVKSFILEKFELWKSGNLLENKGNIQKFSRRNLTKQLSEIL, encoded by the coding sequence TTGACAGAGAAAAAAATCCTTATCATCACCTATTACTGGCCACCTGCAGGTGGACCGGGAGTTCAGCGATGGTTGAAGTTTGCAAAATATCTCCCTGAATTCGGCTGGAAACCTATTATTTTTACTCCTGAAAATCCAAGCTATCCTTTGATTGATGAAAGTTTGATAAAAGACATTCCTAAAGATTTAAAAATTATAAAAACTAAAATCTGGGAACCTTATCAATTGGCTGAGAAGCTTAATAAGAGTAATAAAAAATTTAAAGCCGGGCAGTTTGATGTAGGGAGTAACCAAAGCTGGAAATCTAAATTATCCATTTGGGTTCGCGGAAATTTTTTCATTCCGGACGCTAGAGTCTTTTGGGTAAATCCTTCTGTGAAATTTTTAGAAAACTATTTAAAAGAAAATAAAATTGATGTTGTCGTTACTTCCGGGCCGCCGCATTCGCTACATTTGATTGGTTTGAAATTGAAAGAAAAATTCACTGATATTAAATGGATTGCCGATTTCCGTGATCCTTGGACGGAGATTTCTTATTACAAACATTTAAAACTAACCAATAAATCTGACAAAAAACACCGTCAGCTGGAAAGTGATGTTTTCAAAAACGCAGATATCACATTGGCAACAAGCTATACCGATGCTGAAAATTTCAGGAAAAACGGAGCCAATGCCTTTTGCATTACCAATGGTTATGATGAAAGTGATGCTTCTGTTCCGCACCCAACCGCTGAAACTCTCTCAAATAAATTCACTTTGAGTTATATAGGAGTTCTTGAACAGCTAAGAAATCCTCAAAACCTTTGGAAAGCTCTTGATGATTTAATTATCATAAATGCAGATTTTGCTAAGAACTTTAGTCTAAAATTTGCAGGTAGAATTGATGATAAAATTTTGCAGTCTATTGAAAATTCAAACGTAAAAAATCATATTGATAATCTGGGATATCTGTCACATGACAAAGCAGTTGATGAAATGTCAAATTCTTCAATGTTATTGATTACCAACTTCCCGAACGAGTCTTCAAAAGGAATTATTCCGGGGAAAATATTTGAATATCTTGCGACAGGAAAACAGATTATTTCTTTTGGCCCGAATGATGCGGATGTTTCAAAAATTTTAGACGAAACGAAGGCCGGAAAACATTTCAGCTATGAAGACTCAGAAGCAGTTAAAAGTTTTATTCTGGAAAAGTTTGAACTTTGGAAGAGCGGAAATCTATTAGAGAATAAAGGAAATATTCAGAAATTTTCCAGACGAAATTTAACAAAGCAATTGTCTGAAATATTGTAG
- a CDS encoding YpdA family putative bacillithiol disulfide reductase yields the protein MEILDILIIGAGPIGLNCALEAKKNNLSYLIIEKGTIVNSLYNYPLYMRFFSTAEKLEIDEIPFISAAPKPGRQDALEYYQGIARHKNLNINLYEKVLHISKREEEVFEIETSKSKYLAKNVIISTGFYDLPNLMNIPGENLEKVKHYYTEPYPYAKQKIVVVGSSNSSVDAALETYRKGAEVTMIIRHSEISENVKYWVKPDIENRIAEGSIKAHFNSELLEIKEYSVIFKDKNGDLHEIENDFVLAMTGYLPDFDFLKNAGIDLQEECLKPAYNSDTMETNIPNLYLAGVVCGGKDTHLWFIENSRIHAEMIVNNIHLKDE from the coding sequence ATGGAAATTTTGGATATTCTCATCATCGGAGCAGGACCCATCGGTCTCAACTGCGCACTTGAAGCAAAGAAAAACAACCTCAGCTATTTAATTATTGAGAAAGGGACGATTGTCAACTCATTGTACAATTATCCTTTGTACATGAGGTTTTTTTCGACAGCTGAAAAGCTGGAAATTGATGAAATCCCTTTTATTTCTGCTGCTCCAAAACCTGGGCGACAAGATGCTCTGGAGTATTATCAGGGAATTGCAAGACATAAAAACCTGAATATTAATCTATATGAAAAGGTTTTACATATTTCTAAAAGAGAAGAAGAAGTCTTTGAAATTGAAACTTCAAAATCAAAATATCTGGCAAAAAACGTTATAATTTCCACAGGATTTTATGACCTACCGAATTTAATGAATATTCCTGGTGAAAATCTGGAAAAGGTAAAACATTATTACACCGAGCCCTATCCATACGCAAAACAGAAAATTGTCGTTGTCGGATCGAGCAATTCATCGGTTGATGCTGCCTTGGAAACTTACCGAAAAGGTGCGGAAGTTACAATGATCATCCGTCATTCTGAAATTTCTGAAAACGTGAAATATTGGGTAAAACCTGACATTGAAAACCGGATCGCAGAAGGAAGTATAAAAGCACACTTCAATTCTGAATTATTAGAAATTAAAGAATACTCCGTTATTTTTAAAGATAAAAATGGTGATTTACATGAAATTGAAAATGATTTTGTCCTCGCAATGACTGGCTATCTTCCCGATTTTGATTTTCTTAAAAATGCAGGAATAGATCTTCAGGAAGAATGCCTAAAACCTGCTTACAATTCAGATACGATGGAAACCAATATTCCGAATCTGTATCTTGCGGGAGTTGTGTGTGGAGGAAAAGATACCCATCTTTGGTTTATTGAAAATTCAAGAATTCATGCGGAGATGATTGTAAATAATATTCATTTAAAGGATGAATAG
- a CDS encoding TonB-dependent receptor: MTKFYFLALTFYTTMIFSQKKDSATLISEVKIDSYKKPTTFITSTKSVSVVSENLLNQNPPERLLESINQIAGARMEERSPGSYRISLRGSTLRSPFGVRNVKVYLDDFILSDASGNTYFNVISPELINRIEIFKGPESGDFGAATGGAVLLQTQNAEHVSGSLSLGSYGTFNESINFSKQAGKHFFQIFQNYYRTDSYREQSAVERKHIFLKDNFQYSKNAELKAMILLSDIDYQTPGGLTLEQMELNRKQARPKTAALPGANEQNAGIRNKMILAGISHEFAIIPNLSHFVLVQGSYVDFENPFITNFENRYESNFAVRTHLNYQQNWEKISAEWRLGYEGGTNHIFIKNFDNNRGAEGDPQNFDQLKSNSGFFFVSQKLNFSEKLFSDISLSLNSNSYAWEKLYPVSENGETKFKDQLLPNFGVTYLIGNGFSLRGKTGKGNSAPTNEEIRSSNQEFNLNLVPEFGWNKEIGIRKQFGNFLFAEAGYFDFRLKDAIVRRQNERGEEFFVNSGETVQKGFEILLESKNFNLKNDFFSNFKFRFSGSFYDFKFQDYQQGENDFSGNDLTGVPKSTINSLLNFTFFKILSVDYSHFYTSKIPLNDANTAWSDSSLVGNIQFRFPVVIEKTKLNLFLQIQNIYNTDYVLGFDINAFGNRYYNPAAKRNFVLGVKAEF; this comes from the coding sequence ATGACCAAATTTTACTTTTTAGCACTTACCTTCTATACTACGATGATTTTTTCGCAAAAAAAGGATTCCGCGACATTGATTTCAGAAGTGAAAATTGATTCTTACAAGAAACCAACCACATTTATCACCTCTACAAAATCAGTTTCTGTCGTTTCGGAAAATTTACTCAATCAGAATCCACCAGAAAGATTATTAGAATCGATCAATCAAATCGCAGGTGCAAGAATGGAGGAACGCTCACCCGGGAGTTACCGGATTTCCCTTCGTGGAAGCACTCTGCGATCACCATTCGGAGTTCGTAATGTGAAGGTGTACCTGGATGATTTTATTTTATCTGATGCTTCGGGAAATACTTATTTTAATGTTATATCTCCGGAATTGATCAACAGAATAGAAATTTTTAAAGGTCCGGAAAGCGGAGATTTTGGCGCGGCAACAGGTGGGGCTGTTCTACTGCAGACTCAAAATGCTGAACATGTTTCAGGCAGCCTTTCCCTCGGAAGTTATGGAACATTTAATGAAAGTATAAATTTTTCAAAACAGGCAGGAAAACACTTTTTTCAAATTTTCCAGAACTATTACCGTACAGATTCTTATCGTGAACAGTCTGCTGTAGAAAGAAAACATATTTTTTTAAAAGATAATTTTCAGTATTCAAAAAATGCTGAACTAAAGGCAATGATCCTCCTTTCAGATATCGACTATCAAACTCCAGGCGGCCTGACTCTGGAACAGATGGAGCTCAATAGAAAACAAGCAAGGCCTAAAACAGCAGCACTTCCCGGTGCAAATGAGCAGAATGCAGGAATACGTAATAAAATGATTTTAGCAGGCATTTCTCACGAGTTCGCAATAATTCCAAATTTGTCTCATTTTGTTTTGGTTCAGGGTTCGTATGTTGATTTTGAAAACCCTTTTATCACCAATTTTGAAAACCGTTATGAGAGTAATTTTGCAGTGAGAACGCATTTGAATTATCAGCAGAACTGGGAAAAAATTTCAGCAGAATGGAGATTGGGCTATGAAGGTGGAACAAATCATATTTTCATTAAAAATTTTGATAATAATAGAGGAGCAGAAGGTGATCCGCAGAATTTTGATCAGCTTAAAAGCAATTCAGGATTCTTTTTTGTCTCACAGAAATTAAATTTTAGTGAAAAGCTCTTTTCTGATATTTCATTGAGCTTAAATTCAAATTCCTATGCTTGGGAAAAGCTGTATCCGGTTTCTGAAAACGGTGAAACAAAATTTAAAGATCAGCTGCTTCCCAATTTTGGAGTTACGTATCTTATCGGGAACGGTTTCTCTTTGAGAGGGAAAACCGGAAAGGGAAATTCTGCACCCACCAATGAAGAAATACGCTCATCGAATCAGGAATTTAATCTGAATCTCGTTCCGGAATTTGGTTGGAATAAAGAAATTGGCATAAGAAAGCAATTTGGGAATTTCCTTTTTGCAGAAGCAGGTTATTTTGATTTTCGACTAAAAGATGCGATTGTAAGAAGACAGAATGAGCGCGGTGAAGAATTTTTTGTGAATTCTGGTGAAACTGTTCAAAAAGGTTTCGAAATTTTATTAGAGTCTAAAAATTTCAATCTTAAAAATGATTTTTTCAGCAATTTTAAATTCAGATTTTCAGGCAGCTTTTATGATTTTAAATTTCAGGATTATCAGCAGGGTGAAAATGATTTTTCAGGGAATGATTTGACAGGAGTTCCGAAGTCTACAATCAACAGTTTACTGAATTTTACTTTTTTCAAAATACTTTCAGTCGATTATTCTCATTTTTACACTTCAAAAATCCCTTTGAATGATGCAAATACGGCTTGGTCAGATTCAAGTTTAGTAGGCAATATTCAGTTCAGATTTCCTGTTGTTATTGAAAAAACGAAGCTCAATTTATTTCTGCAAATTCAAAATATTTACAATACCGATTATGTTTTAGGTTTTGATATCAACGCTTTTGGTAATCGTTATTACAATCCTGCTGCAAAAAGGAATTTTGTTTTAGGAGTAAAAGCTGAATTTTAA
- a CDS encoding MFS transporter, with the protein MVKIIHLYTSSFKGLSKESWMLALVMLINRSGSMVLPFLGVYMTAHLKFSIENTGIVLSFFGIGSVIGSWLGGYITDKIGEFKVQSISLLLSVPLFCLIPIFKTEAGVALIILLQSIVSDSFRPANSVAITKYAKPENITRAFSLNRMAVNLGFSIGPALGGILSAISYEFLFYSNALAALLAGLLYIWFFSKRAKLSEIAAKKIKEIVEIKKENSPYRDGKFLLYCFFCMLFSICFFQIFSTLTIFYKDTAQLSQHNIGYILAYSGFLVVLLEMGLVQIAEKYFSLAITMLIGTFICGFSYAMLAFDYSLLALLVSMTLLCIGEIWTLPFMSTITALRSGKNNKGAYMGLNGISFSIAFIITPYLGTLIAEKFGFSVLWIGTGLLATAIALGFYLVVPWMLKNKEIISEN; encoded by the coding sequence ATCGTGAAAATCATACATTTATATACAAGTTCTTTCAAAGGACTTTCAAAAGAAAGCTGGATGTTGGCATTGGTTATGCTGATCAACCGTTCCGGCTCTATGGTATTGCCATTTTTGGGAGTATACATGACTGCGCATCTCAAATTCAGTATAGAAAATACCGGAATTGTTTTAAGTTTTTTCGGAATCGGTTCGGTAATCGGATCATGGCTAGGTGGTTATATCACTGACAAAATAGGAGAATTTAAGGTACAGTCTATCAGTTTGTTGCTTAGTGTACCATTGTTTTGCTTGATTCCCATATTCAAAACTGAAGCAGGAGTTGCATTAATTATTTTATTGCAGAGTATTGTCAGCGATTCATTCCGTCCTGCAAATTCTGTAGCAATTACCAAATATGCAAAACCCGAAAATATTACCCGTGCATTTTCCCTCAATCGTATGGCGGTCAATCTGGGATTTTCAATAGGCCCTGCTTTGGGTGGAATTTTATCTGCAATTTCTTATGAATTTCTGTTTTACAGCAATGCTTTGGCGGCTTTGTTAGCAGGGTTGCTCTACATTTGGTTTTTTTCAAAAAGAGCTAAACTGTCAGAAATAGCTGCTAAAAAAATAAAAGAAATAGTTGAAATAAAAAAAGAAAATTCTCCTTACCGGGATGGTAAATTTCTGCTATATTGCTTTTTCTGTATGCTTTTTTCAATCTGTTTTTTTCAAATATTCAGTACACTGACGATTTTTTACAAGGATACTGCCCAGTTGAGTCAGCACAATATAGGCTATATTTTAGCATACAGTGGATTTTTAGTTGTCTTACTCGAAATGGGACTCGTGCAGATTGCAGAAAAGTATTTCAGCCTCGCAATTACAATGCTTATAGGAACTTTTATTTGCGGGTTTTCATACGCAATGCTTGCTTTCGATTATAGCTTGCTTGCGTTACTGGTTTCAATGACTTTGCTATGCATCGGAGAAATCTGGACACTGCCTTTCATGTCTACCATAACAGCATTACGATCAGGGAAAAATAACAAAGGAGCTTATATGGGTCTAAATGGAATTTCGTTTTCAATTGCATTTATCATTACACCCTATTTAGGAACTCTGATCGCTGAAAAATTCGGATTCAGTGTTTTATGGATCGGGACCGGGCTTTTGGCGACAGCTATTGCTCTCGGTTTTTATCTTGTCGTTCCGTGGATGCTGAAAAATAAAGAAATAATATCTGAAAACTGA
- a CDS encoding glutamine--tRNA ligase/YqeY domain fusion protein, translating to MEEEKKSLNFIEQIIEDDLANGMRNDQIRFRFPPEPNGYLHVGHTKAICINFGLGEKYNAPVNLRFDDTNPEKEEQEFVDSIMKDVEWLGFKWDKVLYASDYFQQLYNWAVQLIKEGKAYVDEQPSQIITEQRKNPTETGVESPFRNRPVEESLDLFEKMKNGEFESGSMSLRAKIDMASPNMNMRDPVMYRILNKPHHRTGTEWKIYPMYDWAHGESDYIEQVSHSLCSLEFENHRPLYNWYLDQVYEDGKVRNKQREFARMNVSYMITSKRKLQRLIAENVVNGWDDPRMPTISGMRRKGFTPTSIRNFIDKVGVAKRENLISIQLLDFCVREDLNKVAKRVMAVVDPVKLIIENYPDGQEEWLETENNPEQENAGTRQIPFSRELYIEREDFKEEANNKFFRLKLGGEVRLKSAYIIKAERVEKDENGEITTIYASYDEKSKSGSGTEESLRKVKGTLHWVSAKHAIPVEVRIYDNLFTVEQPDAEKDVDFLNFINPNSVSTIQGFAEPGLKDVEVGEPLQFQRIGYFTKDQDSTDTNFVFNRTVTLKDSYKPE from the coding sequence ATGGAAGAAGAAAAAAAATCGCTTAATTTTATTGAGCAAATTATAGAAGATGATTTGGCAAACGGTATGAGAAATGATCAGATCCGTTTCCGTTTTCCGCCGGAACCTAATGGTTATCTGCATGTAGGTCATACAAAAGCGATCTGCATCAACTTTGGTTTGGGCGAAAAATACAATGCCCCCGTAAACCTTCGTTTCGATGATACAAATCCTGAAAAAGAAGAGCAGGAATTTGTAGATTCTATCATGAAAGATGTAGAATGGCTAGGTTTCAAATGGGATAAAGTTTTGTACGCATCCGACTACTTCCAGCAGTTATACAACTGGGCAGTTCAGTTGATTAAAGAAGGGAAAGCTTATGTTGACGAGCAACCATCACAAATCATTACAGAGCAAAGAAAAAATCCTACAGAAACTGGTGTAGAATCTCCATTTAGAAACCGTCCTGTTGAAGAATCTTTAGATTTATTCGAAAAGATGAAAAATGGTGAATTTGAAAGTGGTTCAATGTCACTTCGTGCCAAAATTGACATGGCTTCACCCAATATGAATATGCGTGATCCTGTGATGTACAGAATTTTAAATAAGCCCCATCACAGAACAGGTACAGAGTGGAAAATTTATCCAATGTATGATTGGGCTCATGGTGAGTCTGATTATATCGAGCAAGTTTCTCACTCATTGTGCTCTTTAGAATTTGAAAACCACAGACCGCTTTATAACTGGTATTTAGACCAGGTTTATGAAGACGGAAAGGTTAGAAATAAGCAGAGAGAATTTGCAAGGATGAATGTGTCTTACATGATTACTTCTAAAAGAAAACTGCAGAGGCTGATCGCCGAAAATGTAGTCAACGGCTGGGACGATCCTAGAATGCCTACCATTTCCGGAATGAGAAGAAAAGGGTTTACCCCGACCTCTATCAGGAATTTTATTGATAAAGTAGGTGTTGCTAAAAGAGAAAATTTAATTTCAATTCAACTATTGGATTTTTGTGTGCGTGAAGACCTGAATAAAGTTGCGAAACGTGTCATGGCAGTTGTAGATCCTGTGAAATTGATTATTGAAAATTATCCTGATGGTCAGGAAGAGTGGCTTGAAACCGAGAACAACCCGGAGCAGGAAAATGCTGGTACAAGGCAGATCCCGTTCTCAAGAGAATTATATATTGAGCGTGAAGATTTCAAAGAAGAAGCTAACAATAAATTTTTTAGATTAAAATTAGGTGGAGAAGTCCGTTTAAAGTCTGCGTACATCATCAAAGCTGAAAGAGTAGAGAAAGATGAAAACGGAGAAATCACAACCATTTACGCATCGTATGATGAGAAATCGAAGTCGGGAAGCGGTACCGAAGAAAGTTTAAGAAAGGTAAAAGGTACCTTACATTGGGTTTCTGCAAAACACGCAATTCCTGTGGAAGTTAGAATTTATGATAACTTATTCACGGTAGAGCAGCCGGATGCTGAAAAAGATGTAGATTTCTTAAATTTCATCAATCCAAATTCTGTATCTACTATTCAGGGATTTGCTGAGCCAGGTTTGAAAGATGTTGAAGTAGGCGAGCCGCTTCAATTCCAAAGAATTGGATATTTTACGAAAGATCAGGATTCTACGGATACAAATTTTGTATTCAACAGAACGGTAACTTTAAAAGACTCCTATAAGCCGGAGTAA
- a CDS encoding alpha/beta hydrolase, translating into MSVYILSNRKIVRHKGEKNDSFSNDEYSIPNFRIAKCNFDGFKESTAQFKKKKEYSDRKILDYKLFSEPKKQSYEEVLDVLLNEKGLKQSGLTANNLGGTQRMFYELYKDMSSTKVRSDVLIFIHGYAYTFDDELKAIIDLKKLFIDNPESPIEHILFISWPASSSLIPMTYFDDKAASINSGTSLVRLFYFYTQFLKDIFSNKDLKPCNQHIHMMTHSLGNRVLQSMLYSLKGENILRVIDQVLLLNADVSYKVFDDAEDSFNKLPLLANRVSIYLNRKDAILGISQFTKNILTPRLGKNGPSNIERFKDIVSIIDCTFIENDLKSSFKFEFGNHWGYLSSSQAQSDIFQTLHGINRSLIADRVKNNEYTFTLMPV; encoded by the coding sequence ATGTCTGTTTATATCCTTAGCAACCGCAAGATTGTACGTCATAAAGGCGAAAAGAATGATTCTTTCTCTAATGATGAATACTCAATCCCCAATTTCAGGATTGCAAAATGTAATTTTGACGGCTTTAAGGAATCAACAGCTCAATTTAAAAAGAAGAAAGAATATTCTGACAGAAAGATTTTAGATTACAAATTGTTTTCAGAACCTAAAAAACAGAGCTATGAAGAAGTCTTGGATGTTTTGCTGAATGAAAAAGGATTAAAACAGTCTGGCTTAACTGCAAATAATCTCGGCGGAACTCAGAGAATGTTTTATGAATTGTATAAAGATATGTCTTCGACGAAAGTAAGAAGTGATGTATTGATATTTATTCACGGTTATGCATATACTTTCGATGATGAACTAAAAGCAATTATTGATCTTAAAAAGCTGTTTATAGATAACCCAGAATCTCCGATTGAGCATATTTTGTTTATCAGCTGGCCCGCATCAAGCAGTTTGATTCCTATGACTTATTTTGATGACAAGGCCGCGAGTATTAACTCCGGGACTTCATTGGTAAGACTATTTTATTTTTATACACAGTTTCTGAAAGATATATTTTCAAACAAAGATTTGAAGCCATGTAACCAGCACATTCACATGATGACGCATTCATTGGGAAATAGAGTACTTCAAAGCATGCTGTACAGTCTGAAAGGAGAGAATATTCTGCGGGTAATTGATCAGGTTTTATTATTGAATGCAGATGTTTCCTACAAAGTTTTTGATGATGCTGAAGATTCTTTTAATAAACTTCCTTTGCTGGCTAATAGAGTTTCGATTTATTTAAACAGAAAAGATGCAATTTTAGGCATTTCACAGTTTACAAAAAATATACTGACACCAAGATTAGGAAAAAACGGCCCGTCAAATATTGAACGTTTTAAAGATATTGTTTCAATTATCGACTGTACTTTTATTGAAAACGATTTGAAGAGTTCATTCAAATTTGAATTTGGAAACCATTGGGGATACCTCTCAAGCTCACAGGCACAGAGTGATATTTTCCAGACGTTACATGGGATCAATAGAAGCTTAATTGCCGACAGAGTGAAAAATAATGAATACACATTTACATTAATGCCTGTATAA
- a CDS encoding o-succinylbenzoate synthase, whose product MKAEYFRYLLQFKRPSGTSRGVLYEKETFILEIAENGKKGIGECAVFRGLSFDDRPDYEETLKWLSNNIHQDFEFLKEELKEFPSIWLGYEQALLNLKHGGNIYFPNEFTDGKTSMVINGLIWMGDIGFMEEQIHEKLEAGFHCIKLKIGVDWKSEHEILQKLRRKFSKEQLELRVDANGGFSKEEAKLVLQQLADLHIHSIEQPIRAGSWSDMAQLCAETPTPIALDEELIGIINFNEKKRLLQSVKPQYIILKPSLVGGFSGSDEWISLADQQNISWWITSALESNIGLNAIAQYAYTKNNPMPQGLGTGGLFTNNFDNHLRLDGDQLFFKG is encoded by the coding sequence ATGAAAGCAGAATATTTTAGATATTTATTACAATTCAAACGCCCGAGTGGAACATCTCGCGGCGTTTTATATGAAAAGGAAACTTTTATTCTTGAAATAGCAGAGAACGGGAAAAAAGGAATAGGAGAGTGTGCTGTTTTCCGGGGACTGAGCTTTGATGACCGCCCTGATTACGAAGAAACATTAAAATGGCTTTCTAATAATATACATCAAGATTTTGAATTTTTAAAAGAAGAATTGAAGGAGTTTCCATCGATTTGGTTGGGGTACGAACAGGCTTTATTAAATTTAAAACATGGTGGTAATATCTACTTCCCTAATGAATTCACAGACGGTAAAACCTCAATGGTGATCAATGGTTTGATCTGGATGGGCGATATTGGTTTTATGGAAGAACAGATTCATGAAAAACTGGAAGCTGGCTTTCATTGTATTAAATTAAAAATTGGTGTAGATTGGAAATCTGAACATGAAATTCTTCAAAAACTAAGACGAAAATTCTCAAAAGAACAGTTAGAATTACGTGTTGATGCCAATGGTGGATTTTCAAAAGAAGAGGCTAAACTTGTACTGCAGCAACTCGCAGATCTGCATATACATTCTATCGAACAACCTATCAGAGCAGGAAGTTGGAGTGATATGGCACAATTGTGTGCAGAAACACCAACACCGATTGCACTGGATGAAGAATTAATTGGAATTATTAATTTTAATGAAAAGAAAAGACTTTTACAGTCTGTAAAGCCTCAATACATAATTTTAAAACCATCATTAGTCGGCGGATTCTCAGGATCTGATGAATGGATATCATTAGCTGATCAGCAAAATATAAGCTGGTGGATTACTTCTGCACTAGAAAGTAATATCGGACTGAATGCTATTGCACAGTACGCCTATACCAAAAACAATCCCATGCCTCAGGGTTTAGGTACCGGAGGACTTTTTACGAATAATTTTGATAATCATCTAAGATTAGATGGTGATCAATTGTTTTTTAAAGGATAG
- the fbp gene encoding class 1 fructose-bisphosphatase: MSDQPLQTLGEFLIDKQEDFQYSTGEFSRLLSAIRLASKVVNREVNKAGIVDITGAAGNQNIQGEEQQKLDVIANDIFITALSQREVVCGIASEENDDFIDIKCGENGHLSKYVVLIDPLDGSSNIDVNVSVGTIFSIYRRVTEPGTPVQLEDFLQKGINQIAAGYVIYGSSTMIVYTTGNGVNGFTLDPSLGTYYLSHPNMTFPKTGKIYSINEGNYIKFPQGVKNYLKYCQMEEGDRPYTSRYIGSLVADFHRNMLKGGIYIYPSYGQSPNGKLRLLYECNPMAFLAEQAGGKATDGFRRIMEVEPTELHQRIPFFAGSVDMVEKAEEFMRIDSVK; the protein is encoded by the coding sequence ATGTCAGATCAACCATTACAGACTTTAGGAGAATTTTTAATTGATAAGCAAGAAGATTTTCAGTATTCCACTGGTGAGTTTTCACGTCTTCTAAGTGCGATAAGGCTGGCGTCAAAAGTTGTTAACAGAGAAGTTAACAAGGCAGGAATTGTAGATATTACAGGCGCAGCAGGAAATCAGAATATTCAGGGTGAAGAGCAGCAAAAACTTGATGTTATTGCCAACGATATTTTTATAACTGCTCTGTCACAGAGAGAAGTGGTCTGCGGAATTGCTTCGGAAGAAAATGATGATTTTATCGATATAAAATGTGGCGAAAACGGTCATTTAAGCAAGTATGTAGTGCTAATCGATCCGTTAGACGGTTCTTCGAATATTGATGTAAACGTCTCTGTAGGAACTATTTTTTCTATTTACCGTAGAGTTACAGAGCCGGGGACACCGGTACAGCTGGAAGATTTCTTACAAAAAGGAATCAACCAGATTGCAGCTGGATACGTTATTTACGGTTCATCTACCATGATTGTTTATACGACAGGAAATGGTGTAAACGGTTTTACATTAGATCCTTCATTAGGAACTTATTATCTTTCTCATCCCAATATGACATTTCCAAAAACAGGTAAAATTTACTCAATCAACGAAGGAAATTATATTAAATTCCCTCAGGGAGTGAAAAATTATCTAAAATATTGTCAGATGGAAGAGGGCGACCGTCCTTATACTTCAAGGTATATTGGCTCTTTAGTCGCAGATTTCCATAGAAATATGCTGAAAGGAGGTATTTATATTTATCCATCATACGGTCAGTCACCCAACGGGAAATTAAGGCTATTGTACGAATGTAACCCAATGGCATTTTTGGCTGAACAGGCGGGCGGAAAAGCTACTGATGGCTTCAGAAGAATCATGGAAGTTGAACCTACCGAACTGCACCAAAGAATACCGTTTTTCGCAGGAAGCGTTGATATGGTAGAAAAAGCAGAAGAATTTATGCGAATCGACAGCGTAAAATAA